One segment of Candidatus Eisenbacteria bacterium DNA contains the following:
- a CDS encoding HDOD domain-containing protein produces MTIGWIEKIRRHAAVATGDFGRMFRDVKIPPLPAAAVRLVGEMNKPEPDPKQLVRILSGSPELAARVLQTVNSSYFSLGHRVTTLPHAISLLGMRQIRSIALSYTMVSGVPRPKDDGLFDHEAFWIDSLIRTLIARSLARRQGLHDEEEAFTAMLLADVALPVLLVAWREYYAPIVERWAESDERLSRIERENLRWDHAQAGAWILRSWGFPEEIVCFVGAHNLSAEELAEAELENTIALPMSVASLAPSVLRRNEERVSLFAAETRRRFGIDDDGFRGLIDETRTGLDEIRSLFGLGDRGVGETLDAIAAAGAADAGGTA; encoded by the coding sequence ATGACGATCGGTTGGATCGAGAAGATAAGGAGGCATGCCGCCGTCGCGACCGGCGATTTCGGCCGCATGTTCCGGGACGTGAAGATCCCGCCTCTCCCGGCGGCGGCGGTCCGCCTCGTCGGCGAGATGAACAAGCCCGAGCCGGATCCCAAGCAACTGGTCCGGATCCTCTCCGGATCGCCCGAACTCGCCGCCCGAGTGTTGCAAACGGTGAACTCCTCCTACTTCTCCCTCGGTCATCGCGTGACCACGCTTCCCCACGCGATCTCCCTTCTGGGGATGCGCCAGATCCGGTCCATCGCCCTCTCCTACACGATGGTGAGCGGCGTCCCGCGGCCGAAGGACGACGGCCTTTTCGACCACGAGGCGTTTTGGATCGACTCTCTGATCCGCACCTTGATCGCCCGTTCCCTCGCCCGCCGGCAGGGCCTGCACGACGAGGAGGAAGCGTTCACCGCCATGCTCCTGGCCGACGTGGCGCTCCCGGTGCTGCTCGTCGCCTGGAGGGAGTATTACGCCCCGATCGTGGAGCGTTGGGCGGAGAGCGACGAGCGTCTCTCCCGGATCGAACGGGAGAATCTGCGCTGGGATCACGCCCAGGCGGGCGCCTGGATCCTCCGTTCCTGGGGATTTCCGGAGGAAATCGTCTGTTTCGTGGGCGCCCATAATCTCTCCGCGGAGGAACTCGCCGAGGCGGAGTTGGAGAACACCATCGCGCTCCCCATGTCGGTGGCGAGTCTCGCGCCGAGCGTGCTCCGCCGGAACGAGGAGAGGGTGTCTCTTTTCGCCGCCGAAACCAGGAGGCGTTTCGGGATCGACGACGATGGGTTCCGGGGCTTGATCGACGAAACCCGAACCGGGCTCGACGAGATCCGCTCTCTTTTCGGTTTGGGCGACCGGGGAGTGGGAGAGACGCTCGACGCGATCGCCGCCGCCGGTGCCGCTGATGCGGGAGGGACGGCGTGA
- the rlmN gene encoding 23S rRNA (adenine(2503)-C(2))-methyltransferase RlmN, whose product MEEARKTDLVGSTPEEIGALLSALDEPPYRGTQIFRWIHRHRARSFREMTVLPLPLREALEARFRIDLPRRTERVGPGPDGAVKDLFLLQDGAAVEAVRIAGEDGATLCVSSQAGCRYGCAFCATARGGFRRSLTAGEIAGQLLVQEEPVRRVVYMGMGEPLANYRNTVRSVRLLVHPEGAAIPPRRITLSTAGLVPLIDRLAAEELGLRLAVSLNASNDEIRRRLMPIAERWPIEALLAAADRFARQSGAPVTFEYVLLAGVNDGDEHARELARRLAPIRCKVNLIPFNPVPSLPWRGPTESRIESFLRILAPRLVATVRRSAGSGIDAACGQLRLRTAPPEERNAR is encoded by the coding sequence ATGGAGGAAGCGCGGAAAACCGACCTGGTCGGATCGACGCCGGAAGAGATCGGCGCGCTCCTAAGTGCCCTCGACGAGCCCCCCTACAGGGGAACGCAGATCTTCCGCTGGATTCACCGGCACCGCGCACGTTCCTTCCGGGAGATGACCGTGCTCCCCCTCCCGCTTCGGGAAGCGCTGGAGGCGCGATTCCGCATCGACCTTCCCCGCCGGACGGAGCGCGTCGGGCCGGGGCCGGACGGCGCGGTGAAGGACCTCTTCCTCCTCCAGGACGGCGCGGCGGTGGAAGCGGTGCGAATCGCCGGAGAAGACGGGGCGACCCTCTGCGTCTCCTCCCAGGCCGGCTGCCGCTACGGCTGCGCCTTCTGCGCCACCGCCCGGGGCGGTTTCCGGCGCTCCCTCACGGCGGGGGAGATCGCCGGCCAGCTCCTTGTTCAGGAGGAACCGGTCCGCCGTGTGGTGTACATGGGGATGGGAGAGCCTCTGGCGAACTACAGAAACACGGTTCGCAGCGTGAGACTCCTCGTCCACCCCGAGGGGGCGGCGATCCCGCCGCGACGGATCACGCTCTCCACCGCCGGCCTGGTTCCTCTCATCGACCGCCTCGCCGCGGAGGAGCTGGGGTTGCGACTCGCCGTCTCGTTGAACGCCTCGAACGACGAAATCCGCCGGCGGCTCATGCCGATCGCGGAACGCTGGCCGATCGAGGCGCTGCTGGCGGCGGCGGACCGTTTCGCCCGGCAAAGCGGCGCGCCGGTCACCTTCGAGTACGTCCTTCTGGCGGGGGTGAACGACGGAGACGAACACGCCCGGGAGCTGGCGCGCCGCCTCGCCCCGATCCGCTGCAAGGTGAACCTGATCCCCTTCAACCCGGTCCCCTCCCTTCCCTGGCGCGGCCCGACGGAGTCGAGGATCGAGTCCTTTCTGCGGATCCTGGCGCCTCGTCTGGTCGCCACGGTGCGCCGGAGCGCCGGCTCGGGGATCGACGCCGCCTGCGGACAGCTCCGCCTCCGCACCGCTCCGCCGGAAGAGAGGAACGCGCGATGA
- a CDS encoding HAMP domain-containing protein produces the protein MRKQSYRSRSRFTFERKLFVAFLFFTLAPTLVLIGLLKDRIDRTIDLWQNPGVERAMEEALRLADDSERDSEEDREVSLRAVREGFHYYTQLRLYERYAKAKIAILTASILLAAAVSALFVGRWLARSLGRPVRSLVDGTRRVSEGELDVIVPRTTSDELGTLVDAFNQMTADLKTGRERLLRAERVATWAEAARRIAHEIKNALTPITLSLHRLERRAARMDGEERRVWEDCLRPILEEVENLKALAEEFSQFSRLPEPSMEPFDIYELLAAVAGLYTEGTGLDVRVRIDPGTPPALGDAELLRRVFSNLVKNAVEATGGKGTLLLDARAEGDRVAVRVADDGPGIPPDRLGRVFAPYFTTKREGTGLGLALVERIVLDHGGEIDVEPNRPRGTVFRILLPAAR, from the coding sequence ATGAGGAAACAGAGCTATCGCTCCCGCAGTCGCTTCACCTTCGAGAGAAAACTCTTCGTCGCCTTTCTCTTTTTCACGCTGGCGCCGACGCTCGTCCTGATCGGTCTTCTGAAAGACCGCATCGACCGCACCATCGATCTTTGGCAGAACCCCGGAGTGGAGCGGGCGATGGAGGAGGCGCTCCGCCTCGCCGACGATTCGGAGCGGGACTCGGAAGAGGATCGGGAGGTCAGCCTGCGCGCCGTGCGCGAGGGATTCCACTACTACACGCAGCTCCGCCTCTACGAGCGATACGCCAAGGCGAAGATCGCGATCCTCACCGCGTCGATCCTCCTCGCCGCCGCCGTGTCGGCGCTCTTCGTCGGCCGCTGGCTCGCCCGATCCCTCGGCCGGCCGGTCCGCTCTCTGGTCGACGGGACCCGCCGGGTGAGCGAGGGGGAACTGGACGTGATCGTCCCGCGCACCACGAGCGACGAGCTGGGGACCCTCGTGGACGCCTTCAACCAAATGACGGCGGATCTGAAGACGGGGCGGGAGCGGCTGCTCCGCGCGGAGCGGGTCGCCACCTGGGCCGAGGCGGCGCGGCGGATCGCTCACGAGATCAAGAACGCGCTCACGCCGATCACCCTGTCGCTTCACCGGTTGGAGCGGCGCGCCGCCCGCATGGACGGGGAGGAGCGCCGCGTTTGGGAGGATTGCCTCCGGCCGATCCTGGAGGAGGTGGAGAACCTCAAGGCGCTCGCCGAGGAGTTTTCTCAGTTCTCCCGTCTTCCGGAGCCGAGCATGGAACCTTTCGATATATATGAATTGCTCGCCGCCGTGGCCGGTCTCTATACCGAAGGGACGGGTCTCGACGTGCGTGTGCGGATCGATCCGGGCACTCCTCCCGCGCTGGGGGACGCGGAGTTGCTCCGCAGGGTCTTCTCCAATCTGGTGAAGAACGCGGTGGAAGCGACGGGGGGAAAGGGGACCCTTCTCCTCGACGCCCGGGCCGAAGGGGACCGCGTGGCGGTCCGCGTCGCCGATGACGGACCCGGCATCCCGCCGGATCGCCTGGGCCGGGTCTTCGCCCCCTACTTCACCACCAAGCGGGAAGGGACCGGCCTCGGCCTCGCCCTGGTGGAGAGGATCGTGCTCGACCACGGCGGCGAAATCGACGTGGAGCCGAATCGACCCCGGGGAACGGTTTTCCGGATCCTCCTCCCCGCGGCCCGCTGA
- a CDS encoding sigma-54-dependent Fis family transcriptional regulator, whose product MDADGKESAVPPGTIYVIDDETNIRRSLTGLLEDEGYRVEDFPSAEEGSERIDAAPPDLLLLDVRLPGVDGIAFLQTLREGDASFPVVVLSGHATIDSAVRATRLGAFDFIEKPLDPERLLITVRNALEIRGLQEENRDLRSRALGPGEMIGDHPTMAALREEIGLAAPSRSRVLIYGENGTGKELVARAIHAESPRRDRPFIKVNCAAIPKDLIESELFGHEKGSFTGATEQRIGKIEAADGGTLLLDEVGDMSLETQAKLLRVLEARELERVGGRRAIPFDVRVVSATNKNLRGEIEAKRFREDLFFRLAVIPITVPPLRERAEDIPVLVDRFIRHFAEENGRRPLRFSTGAMDSLLGYRWPGNVRELKNLVERLLIMGGGPEITAEEVERVLHPASAPGGDDDSSTLRERVELFEMRILTEALRRNEGNVAETARELRTDRANLHRKMKRYGIRAKEA is encoded by the coding sequence ATGGACGCGGACGGAAAGGAGAGCGCCGTGCCCCCGGGAACGATCTACGTCATCGACGACGAAACCAACATCCGCCGCTCCCTGACCGGGCTTCTCGAGGACGAGGGATACCGGGTGGAGGACTTTCCCTCCGCCGAGGAGGGGAGCGAGAGGATCGACGCCGCTCCGCCGGACCTGCTCCTCCTGGACGTCCGCCTCCCCGGCGTCGACGGGATCGCCTTCCTCCAAACACTGCGCGAGGGAGACGCCTCCTTCCCGGTGGTCGTTCTCTCCGGACACGCCACCATCGATTCGGCGGTGCGGGCGACCCGGCTCGGCGCCTTCGACTTCATCGAAAAACCGCTCGACCCGGAACGCCTTCTGATTACGGTGCGGAACGCGCTCGAGATCCGCGGCCTGCAGGAGGAAAACAGGGACCTCCGGTCCCGCGCCCTCGGGCCGGGCGAGATGATCGGCGACCATCCGACCATGGCGGCGCTCCGCGAGGAGATCGGACTGGCCGCCCCCTCCCGAAGCCGCGTCCTGATCTACGGCGAGAACGGGACCGGCAAGGAATTGGTGGCCCGGGCGATCCACGCGGAGAGTCCCAGGCGCGACCGGCCCTTCATCAAGGTGAACTGCGCCGCCATCCCCAAGGACCTGATCGAGAGCGAACTCTTCGGGCACGAGAAGGGCTCCTTCACCGGCGCCACGGAGCAGAGGATCGGCAAGATCGAGGCGGCCGACGGCGGCACCCTTCTGCTCGACGAAGTGGGCGACATGAGCCTGGAGACGCAGGCCAAGCTGCTCCGCGTTCTCGAGGCGCGCGAGCTGGAACGGGTCGGGGGCCGACGCGCCATCCCCTTCGACGTGCGGGTGGTCTCCGCCACCAACAAAAACCTCCGCGGCGAGATCGAGGCGAAACGTTTTCGAGAGGATCTCTTCTTCCGTCTCGCCGTGATTCCCATCACCGTTCCCCCCCTGCGGGAACGCGCGGAAGACATCCCGGTCCTGGTGGACCGTTTCATCCGGCACTTCGCCGAGGAGAACGGCCGCCGGCCCCTCCGCTTCTCCACCGGTGCGATGGACTCCCTGCTCGGCTACCGCTGGCCGGGGAACGTGCGGGAGCTGAAGAACCTCGTCGAACGATTATTGATCATGGGCGGCGGCCCCGAGATCACCGCCGAAGAGGTGGAGCGCGTCCTTCATCCCGCTTCCGCTCCCGGCGGCGACGACGACAGCTCCACACTCCGGGAAAGGGTGGAGCTGTTCGAGATGCGGATTCTGACCGAGGCGCTCCGCCGGAACGAAGGGAACGTGGCGGAAACCGCCCGGGAGTTGCGGACCGACCGGGCCAACCTGCACCGGAAAATGAAACGGTACGGAATCCGCGCGAAGGAGGCGTAG
- a CDS encoding BamA/TamA family outer membrane protein, which produces MKRQLIGTALLSALLPLLAAGAIAPQVDELQIREDVILLRIGEHTYRLTDEQAALLREGNWETRNGEIVIHSENGLEMVIRAGDEEILPLPRPGEETRRRGIAVDRIEEGILFRFFQDGAEEVVIEGSFNDWNARRGRMRREGSAWTYETLLPRGTYQFRVLYRLEGDDHWFLEPEREQRLTGIRHNLFTLEVSDREAYWYIEEVAQNAVTFGGGARYNRVEGANLSYTLGLRRGVFHQADLQWTQGYSFAIERWTWETGLRLPVPIGVPGLSFGASGYDRIQIPEQWTVSSRENLAAALLVREDFYDYVWGRGWTVFLEERFGNHVLSGGYRENETEPVSKQTDWSLFGGAKKFRENLFSDSAGTAGLACRIEGRYAYDSRNYQDEPTKGSLLRLSGDYSGWELDGDFDYWRGVLDLRHYHKLSPMLRVDFRIMGGAIQGTAPLQERFYLGGVGTMRAHAFKELVGNRFLLANVEYRAPIFADLECVFFADLGDAWRTPERETFDLESDMGVGVQNDDGDVRVDFARRLNEGADEEIVVTFRFARTF; this is translated from the coding sequence ATGAAACGTCAACTGATCGGAACGGCTCTCCTCTCCGCTCTTCTCCCCCTTCTCGCTGCCGGAGCGATCGCGCCGCAGGTGGACGAGCTGCAGATCCGGGAGGACGTGATCCTTCTGCGGATCGGCGAGCACACGTACCGTCTCACCGACGAACAGGCCGCGCTCCTCCGGGAGGGGAACTGGGAGACGCGCAACGGTGAGATCGTGATCCATTCCGAAAACGGCCTCGAGATGGTGATCCGCGCCGGCGACGAGGAGATCCTTCCGCTGCCGCGCCCGGGGGAGGAGACGCGCCGCCGGGGAATCGCCGTGGACCGTATCGAGGAGGGAATCCTCTTCCGTTTCTTCCAGGACGGTGCGGAGGAGGTGGTGATCGAAGGCTCCTTCAACGACTGGAACGCCCGGAGGGGCCGCATGCGCCGCGAGGGGAGCGCCTGGACCTACGAGACCCTTCTCCCCCGCGGCACGTACCAGTTCCGCGTCCTCTACAGGCTCGAGGGAGACGATCACTGGTTCCTGGAGCCGGAACGCGAGCAGCGCCTCACCGGGATCCGGCACAATCTCTTTACATTGGAAGTGAGCGACCGGGAGGCGTACTGGTACATCGAGGAGGTGGCGCAAAACGCCGTCACCTTCGGCGGCGGCGCCCGCTACAACCGCGTGGAGGGGGCGAACCTTTCCTACACCCTCGGCCTCCGCCGCGGCGTGTTTCATCAGGCGGACCTGCAGTGGACCCAGGGATATTCTTTCGCGATCGAGCGATGGACCTGGGAGACCGGCCTCCGGCTCCCCGTGCCGATCGGCGTGCCCGGCCTCTCCTTCGGCGCCTCCGGCTACGACCGGATCCAGATCCCGGAGCAGTGGACCGTCTCCTCACGGGAAAACCTCGCCGCCGCTCTCCTGGTGCGGGAAGACTTCTACGATTACGTCTGGGGGCGCGGCTGGACCGTCTTTCTGGAGGAGCGATTCGGAAACCACGTCCTCTCGGGCGGCTACCGGGAGAACGAAACCGAACCGGTGTCGAAACAGACCGATTGGTCCCTTTTCGGCGGCGCGAAAAAGTTCCGTGAGAACCTTTTCAGCGACAGCGCCGGCACGGCCGGCCTCGCCTGTCGGATCGAAGGACGCTACGCCTACGACAGCCGAAACTACCAGGACGAACCGACCAAGGGTTCCCTGCTCCGTCTCTCGGGAGACTACTCCGGCTGGGAGCTGGACGGGGATTTCGACTACTGGCGGGGCGTGCTGGACCTGCGCCATTACCACAAGCTGTCGCCGATGCTCCGGGTCGACTTCCGGATCATGGGCGGGGCCATCCAGGGGACGGCGCCGCTGCAGGAGCGGTTCTATCTGGGCGGCGTGGGGACGATGCGTGCCCACGCCTTCAAGGAGCTGGTGGGGAACCGCTTCTTGCTCGCCAACGTGGAATACCGGGCGCCGATCTTCGCCGATCTGGAGTGCGTGTTCTTCGCCGATCTGGGAGACGCCTGGCGCACCCCGGAGCGGGAGACCTTCGACCTGGAATCGGACATGGGCGTGGGCGTGCAGAACGACGACGGCGACGTCCGGGTCGACTTCGCCCGCCGCCTGAACGAGGGGGCGGACGAGGAAATCGTGGTCACTTTCCGGTTCGCGCGCACCTTCTGA
- a CDS encoding DUF4390 domain-containing protein produces the protein MPLPFLRLRPVRPPLILALFLLLLAPTAARAEGNIVFSQIRVAEGWLELDFELTGGFSPKVIETLDGGLPATLIFEVELWRARASWFDHLEETRYLTYRIEFDLWEKVYRAGAPGREPRTYPDLASLTADLLRRERLRILPVRRLRRREPHYFSVRAEVRPVELRQIREIEAWLEGKIPVEGEQEGDGTFLGAVPERLFGFAASLAGFGEDRIEARSITFRPEALE, from the coding sequence TTGCCCCTTCCCTTTCTCCGTCTTCGACCGGTCCGGCCCCCGCTCATCCTCGCCCTTTTTCTCCTTCTCCTCGCCCCCACCGCCGCCCGCGCGGAAGGCAACATCGTCTTCTCCCAGATCCGCGTCGCCGAAGGGTGGCTCGAGCTGGACTTCGAACTGACCGGAGGGTTTTCGCCTAAAGTGATCGAAACCCTCGACGGGGGGCTTCCGGCGACGCTCATCTTCGAGGTGGAGCTTTGGCGAGCACGTGCTTCCTGGTTCGACCATCTCGAGGAAACCCGCTATCTCACCTACCGGATCGAATTCGACCTGTGGGAGAAGGTGTACCGCGCCGGCGCGCCCGGGCGCGAGCCGCGCACCTACCCCGATCTCGCCAGCCTCACAGCGGACCTGCTCCGGCGCGAACGCCTCCGGATCCTCCCCGTCCGGCGGCTCCGGAGGCGCGAACCCCACTACTTCTCCGTCCGGGCCGAGGTCCGCCCCGTCGAACTTCGCCAGATCCGGGAGATCGAAGCGTGGCTGGAGGGAAAGATCCCCGTCGAAGGGGAACAGGAGGGGGACGGCACCTTCCTCGGCGCCGTGCCGGAGAGGCTCTTCGGTTTCGCCGCCAGCCTGGCCGGGTTCGGAGAGGACCGGATCGAAGCCCGGAGCATCACCTTCCGCCCCGAGGCGCTCGAGTAG
- a CDS encoding polymer-forming cytoskeletal protein: MVCSASDRNVLRSILATLGLLLLFWAVPAIGQEAAGTVPDGDAGADTLLAGEEERGEEMDTVIQFRTRGDRVRVEMENSTADMVRIGRSMVVPEDLIVEGDAVVIGGNLDVYGKVRGDAVVVGGVLTLHPTARITGDAVVTAGSLDKMEGARVQGQQVNVGYGLERLFPWGLHKHSFSPTQRAARVFGKWLAWLVLFFLFTLIFVDLFSRATERIAERVQQDYFRSGLAGVLGIVLTPVAFLVLAISIIGLLLVPVLVVVLMVASIWSMVAVSLVVGRNMGVKIFPSVSHPRWLTMIGFILLGALNLVGKLLVGIGGPLNYLGWSVLIAGNVILALAFLIGFGAVLMSRFGRRGSANGEIDGTPIETDRPVLPEGVVE; this comes from the coding sequence ATGGTCTGCTCTGCGTCTGATCGGAACGTTCTCCGGTCGATTCTCGCGACGCTGGGCCTGCTTCTCCTCTTCTGGGCCGTTCCGGCGATCGGCCAGGAGGCCGCCGGTACGGTCCCGGACGGCGACGCGGGGGCGGACACGCTCCTCGCCGGGGAGGAAGAGCGCGGCGAAGAGATGGACACAGTGATCCAGTTCCGCACGCGCGGAGACCGGGTCCGGGTGGAGATGGAAAACTCCACAGCGGACATGGTGCGGATCGGCCGAAGCATGGTCGTCCCCGAGGACCTGATCGTGGAAGGGGACGCGGTGGTGATCGGCGGGAACCTGGACGTCTACGGCAAGGTGCGCGGCGACGCGGTGGTGGTGGGCGGCGTGCTCACCCTGCATCCCACCGCGCGGATCACCGGCGACGCGGTGGTGACCGCCGGCAGCCTGGATAAGATGGAGGGCGCGCGCGTCCAAGGCCAGCAGGTCAACGTGGGCTACGGACTCGAGCGACTCTTCCCCTGGGGGCTGCACAAACACTCTTTCAGTCCGACCCAACGGGCGGCCCGTGTGTTCGGGAAATGGCTCGCTTGGCTCGTTCTCTTCTTCTTGTTCACGCTGATCTTCGTCGACCTGTTCTCGCGGGCGACGGAGAGGATCGCGGAGAGGGTGCAACAGGATTATTTCCGGTCCGGCCTGGCCGGAGTCCTCGGGATCGTGCTCACGCCGGTCGCATTCCTGGTGCTCGCGATCAGCATCATCGGGCTTTTGCTCGTGCCCGTGCTGGTCGTCGTCCTCATGGTGGCGTCGATCTGGTCGATGGTGGCCGTCTCCCTGGTCGTGGGAAGGAACATGGGCGTCAAGATCTTCCCGTCCGTGTCCCACCCGCGGTGGCTCACCATGATCGGCTTCATCCTTCTCGGGGCGCTCAACCTGGTCGGCAAGCTCCTGGTCGGCATCGGCGGGCCGCTGAACTATCTCGGCTGGTCCGTGCTGATCGCCGGGAATGTGATCCTGGCCCTCGCCTTCCTGATCGGGTTCGGAGCGGTTCTGATGAGCCGCTTCGGTCGCCGGGGCTCGGCGAACGGCGAAATCGACGGAACGCCGATCGAGACGGATCGGCCGGTCCTTCCGGAAGGCGTGGTCGAGTAG
- a CDS encoding DUF4097 family beta strand repeat protein, protein MTRTARGILSAVMPLCAVLLVAAAPAGARDGTERGSEWSASHPFREGALLRVENRRGSVLVTGVPGADAVEVRARKWMEGGAPEDSARVFALMEIRIEPDDHGGLSVGAFVPDPIYSAGDSWWDRLRSRRDPVRARVDLEILAPARCETEIRTVSGDAAARALEGPLRIETERGDLLVEEVLGPVRVVGRHANVTVSEIRGDLDVRVTTGEVEARRVGGALHARSSSGDLYLYDILGDADVEGRAGDVLVEECAGRLRVDAESGDVEAIRPSGDVEIRTGLGDVWVRVEPGKSLRYHLESEGGNLDLAVPGDWSARIDAETRTGAIQCFLPIELKRVSRSRLQGTAGNGDSDARLFAPGGEIRISRVD, encoded by the coding sequence ATGACCCGAACGGCCCGCGGGATCTTGTCGGCGGTGATGCCGCTCTGCGCGGTTCTTCTCGTCGCGGCCGCGCCCGCCGGGGCGCGGGACGGGACGGAGCGGGGGAGTGAATGGAGCGCCAGCCACCCCTTCCGGGAAGGGGCCCTTCTCCGCGTGGAGAACCGCCGCGGCTCGGTGCTGGTCACCGGCGTTCCCGGCGCGGACGCCGTCGAGGTGCGCGCCCGAAAATGGATGGAAGGGGGGGCGCCCGAGGACAGCGCCCGCGTTTTCGCTCTTATGGAGATCCGCATCGAGCCGGACGATCACGGCGGGCTTTCCGTCGGGGCTTTCGTCCCCGACCCGATTTACTCCGCCGGCGATTCCTGGTGGGATCGCCTCCGCAGCCGCCGCGACCCGGTGCGCGCCCGAGTGGACCTGGAGATCCTCGCGCCCGCCCGTTGCGAGACGGAGATTCGCACGGTGAGCGGCGACGCGGCCGCCCGCGCCTTGGAGGGTCCCCTCAGGATCGAAACGGAGCGTGGGGACCTGCTGGTCGAGGAAGTGCTCGGACCGGTGCGGGTGGTGGGGCGCCACGCGAACGTGACCGTTTCGGAGATCCGCGGAGACCTGGATGTGCGGGTCACCACCGGCGAGGTGGAGGCCCGGCGGGTGGGTGGGGCGCTCCACGCCCGCAGCTCGAGCGGTGATCTGTACCTTTACGACATCCTCGGCGACGCGGACGTGGAGGGGAGGGCGGGGGACGTTCTGGTGGAGGAGTGCGCCGGCCGTCTCCGTGTGGACGCGGAGAGCGGCGACGTGGAGGCGATCCGTCCGTCCGGCGACGTGGAGATCCGGACCGGTTTGGGGGACGTCTGGGTGCGGGTGGAGCCGGGGAAGTCGCTCCGTTACCACCTCGAATCGGAGGGGGGCAATCTGGACCTCGCCGTCCCCGGCGACTGGAGCGCTCGCATCGACGCGGAGACGCGGACCGGGGCGATTCAATGCTTCTTACCAATTGAATTAAAAAGAGTTAGCCGTTCCAGGTTGCAGGGAACGGCCGGCAACGGCGACTCGGACGCCCGACTTTTCGCTCCGGGAGGGGAGATCCGGATCTCCCGCGTCGATTAA
- a CDS encoding sigma-70 family RNA polymerase sigma factor codes for MESKPDDKSLVARARAGDEECFRILIRRYQRDVFRLCYRILRNNEDAEDASQDVFIRLHRSLGQYDPSHLFRSWLLRITHNLCIDHLRRRRMTTVSLDEPIRRGDGEIEWDLPDPDAMDPLDATALGQEREMLEEAIARLGPTLRSAITLRHVHGLRYEEIAETLDVPLGTVKVRIFRARAALAEMLGERLGRERK; via the coding sequence ATGGAGAGCAAGCCGGACGACAAATCGTTGGTCGCGCGTGCGCGGGCCGGCGACGAGGAGTGCTTCCGCATCCTGATCCGGCGCTATCAGAGGGACGTCTTTCGGCTCTGCTATCGGATCCTGCGGAACAACGAGGACGCCGAGGACGCATCCCAGGACGTGTTCATCCGGTTGCACCGCTCGCTCGGCCAGTACGACCCGAGTCACTTGTTCCGGAGCTGGCTGCTCCGGATCACCCATAACCTGTGCATCGATCACCTGCGCCGGCGACGCATGACCACGGTGTCATTGGACGAACCGATCCGGCGGGGGGACGGCGAGATCGAGTGGGATCTGCCCGATCCGGACGCGATGGACCCGCTGGACGCGACCGCACTCGGTCAGGAGAGGGAGATGTTGGAGGAGGCGATCGCGCGGCTCGGGCCGACGCTCCGATCGGCGATCACGCTCAGGCACGTGCATGGCCTCCGCTACGAGGAGATCGCCGAGACGCTCGACGTGCCTCTCGGCACCGTGAAGGTCCGGATCTTCCGGGCACGCGCGGCGCTAGCCGAGATGCTGGGCGAGCGCTTGGGGAGGGAGAGAAAATGA